Proteins found in one Triticum urartu cultivar G1812 chromosome 4, Tu2.1, whole genome shotgun sequence genomic segment:
- the LOC125554496 gene encoding bidirectional sugar transporter SWEET6b-like, with translation MADLSFESIGFAGDAPAPQPSPPPQQDRAKNAFLILGYVFTAVLYFSQGPTVWGIWVARQVGQSKVDMFVVTLASCVVWMMYGLADPPTPPFVILNAVGIVFEISVWRENNIGNMSLLVAVALFLNGVSWTAYGHLADNLYFIVPGYFGIFFGAMQIIVWVLVRFIYHGRGTIWKQHFSVSLRRHSKDKDAPKAIHPRAGHTSWGATSHRLGLNLPLAESVE, from the exons ATGGCTGATCTGTCCTTTGAATCGATTGGCTTCGCAGGCGATGCTCCTGCCCCGCAGCCGTCCCCTCCTCCTCAGCAGGATCGTGCCAAGAATGCTTTTCTGATTCTTGGCTATGTTTTTACAGCAGTTCTCTACTTTTCACAAGG TCCAACTGTTTGGGGCATATGGGTGGCGCGGCAAGTGGGGCAGTCCAAGGTGGATATGTTTGTGGTTACACTTGCTAGCTGTGTCGTTTGGATGATGTACGGGCTAGCCGATCCTCCCACACCCCCATTTGTGATTCTCAACGCTGTTGGCATTGTATTTGAG ATCTCCGTGTGGCGGGAGAACAACATAGGGAACATGTCTCTGCTGGTGGCCGTGGCTTTGTTCCTCAACGGCGTCTCCTGGACGGCGTATGGTCACTTGGCTGACAACCTATACTTCATA GTGCCGGGCTACTTTGGTATCTTTTTTGGAGCAATGCAGATAATAGTGTGGGTTTTAGTGAGGTTCATTTACCATGGTCGAGGCACTATTTGGAAACAGCACTTTTCCGTTTCTCTGCGACGCCACTCAAAGGACAAGGACGCTCCGAAAGCAATTCACCCTCGCGCTGGACACACGTCGTGGGGAGCTACTTCGCATCGCCTGGGACTGAATCTCCCCCTTGCTGAATCTGTTGAGTAG